One region of Carya illinoinensis cultivar Pawnee chromosome 8, C.illinoinensisPawnee_v1, whole genome shotgun sequence genomic DNA includes:
- the LOC122274255 gene encoding GDSL esterase/lipase EXL3-like, producing the protein MSSSSSSVLFTLIIFSVLFCNSKAAIQVPPNETIPAVIAFGDSIVDPGNNNYLRTIAKCNFPPYGKDFRGKVPTGRFGNGKVPSDLIAEELGIKELVPAYLDPHLQPQDLITGVCFASGASGYDPLTAKLASVLSMSDQLEMFKEYKAKLEGIVVEERTNFILSKSLYLVVAGSDDIANTYFLSHARELEYDVPSYTDLMLDKATTFFKEIYEQGARRIGVLSAPPIGCVPSQRTLAGGIMRQCSAKYNQAAKLFNKKLSASLDSLNRNLPNSKMVYLDVYSPLLDLIENPKKYGFEFANKGCCGTGNIEASILCNPASPTCTDASKYIFWDSYHPTEAAYRTLIPIILQKNFSSFF; encoded by the exons atgtcttcttcttcttcttctgtatTGTTTACTCTGATaattttttctgttcttttctgCAATTCCAAGGCTGCCATACAGGTGCCACCGAATGAAACCATTCCAGCAGTTATAGCATTTGGTGATTCAATCGTGGATCCGGGCAACAACAATTACCTGAGAACTATTGCTAAGTGCAATTTCCCTCCCTATGGAAAGGATTTTAGAGGAAAAGTTCCAACAGGCAGATTCGGCAATGGAAAGGTTCCCTCAGACTTGATAG CGGAGGAATTGGGAATAAAAGAGCTTGTGCCAGCATACTTGGATCCACATCTTCAACCTCAAGACTTGATCACAGGAGTATGTTTCGCTTCAGGTGCCTCAGGATATGATCCCTTGACAGCCAAACTAGCG TCAGTACTATCAATGTCCGATCAATTAGAAATGTTCAAAGAATACAAAGCGAAGCTTGAAGGAATTGTTGTCGAAGAGAGGACAAACTTCATCTTGTCAAAAAGTCTATATCTGGTGGTAGCTGGAAGCGATGACATTGCCAATACATATTTCCTCTCTCATGCACGGGAATTGGAGTACGATGTCCCTTCCTACACGGACCTTATGCTCGACAAGGCTACCACATTCTTTAAG GAAATATATGAGCAAGGGGCACGAAGGATTGGAGTACTGAGTGCACCGCCGATTGGATGTGTGCCGTCACAAAGAACTCTGGCCGGAGGAATAATGAGACAGTGTTCGGCAAAGTACAACCAAGCAGCAAAACTGTTCAACAAGAAACTGTCAGCAAGTCTGGATTCCCTTAACAGAAACCTACCCAACAGCAAGATGGTCTATCTTGATGTTTACAGCCCTCTACTCGATCTCAttgaaaaccctaaaaaatATG GTTTTGAGTTTGCGAATAAAGGATGCTGTGGTACAGGGAATATAGAAGCATCTATACTATGTAACCCAGCGTCTCCCACCTGTACAGAtgcatctaaatatattttttgggatAGTTATCATCCCACGGAAGCAGCATATAGAACCCTTATTCCTATAATCCTCCAAAAGAACTTCAGTAGCTTCTTCTGA